The following proteins come from a genomic window of Scylla paramamosain isolate STU-SP2022 chromosome 46, ASM3559412v1, whole genome shotgun sequence:
- the LOC135094780 gene encoding glycine receptor subunit alphaZ1-like isoform X2, whose translation MPEVKTDYDKMRPPKKDGKATQVYFHVTVMGIDSINENSMTYAADIFFAQTWKDHRLRLPENMTSEYRLTLKLSCAMNFAIYPHDTQECKLQMESLSHTTEELVFEWDPVVPLDVDPTIELPQQDIIRNYTSDCTQVYSTGNFTCLEVVFTLKRRLGYYVFHTYIPTCLIVIMSWVSFWIKPEIAPARVTLGVTSLLTLFTQQAKSQASLPPVSYIKTIDIFMSSCTVFVFMVLIEYAVVNIILGDGSGDAAKGPAKPEPKPSKATDLAIKESRRFLLGEPPKPPGPTPAQIRRNKALMVDRVSRYVFPTSFALLNGIYWFSFRKYL comes from the exons ATGCCCGAGGTGAAGACGGACTATGACAAAATGCGGCCGCCTAAGAAGGACGGAAAGGCGACTCAAGTGTATTTCCACGTGACCGTTATGGGGATTGACTCCATTAATGAAAACTCTATG acataCGCGGCTGATATCTTCTTTGCGCAGACTTGGAAGGACCACCGCCTGCGCCTTCCTGAGAATATGACGTCAGAATACAG gcTGACACTGAAGCTGTCCTGTGCCATGAACTTCGCTATCTACCCACACGACACGCAGGAATGCAAACTACAGATGGAGAGcc tGTCGCACACCACGGAGGAGCTGGTGTTCGAGTGGGACCCTGTGGTACCCCTGGACGTGGACCCCACCATAGAGCTCCCTCAGCAGGACATCATCAGGAACTACACCTCAGATTGCACGCAGGTGTACTCCACAG GTAACTTCACGTGCCTTGAGGTGGTGTTCACGCTGAAGAGGCGCCTCGGCTACTACGTCTTTCACACCTACATCCCGACCTGCCTCATCGTCATTATGTCC tggGTATCGTTCTGGATCAAGCCTGAGATCGCCCCTGCCCGCGTGACCTTGGGCGTGACCTCCCTGCTGACGCTCTTCACGCAGCAGGCCAAATCTCAAGCCTCGTTACCCCCCGTGTCCTACATTAAGACCATCGATATATTCATGTCCTCCTGTACCGT CTTTGTGTTCATGGTGCTGATTGAGTACGCCGTAGTGAACATCATACTGGGTGACGGCTCTGGGGACGCAGCGAAGGGCCCTGCTAAGCCTGAACCCAAGCCAAGCAAAGCAACTGACTTAGCGATCAAG GAGAGTCGCCGGTTCCTGCTGGGGGAGCCGCCGAAACCTCCGGGGCCCACGCCAGCACAGATACGCCGCAACAAGGCCCTCATGGTGGACAGAGTGTCGCGCTATGTGTTCCCGACCTCCTTCGCCCTTTTGAACGGAATCTATTGGTTCAGCTTCAGGAAATATCTTTAA
- the LOC135094780 gene encoding glycine receptor subunit alpha-3-like isoform X1, which yields MPEVKTDYDKMRPPKKDGKATQVYFHVTVMGIDSINENSMTYAADIFFAQTWKDHRLRLPENMTSEYRLLDLDWLKHLWRPDSYFKNAKQVTFQTMTIPNHYVWLFQDSKIQYMVKLTLKLSCAMNFAIYPHDTQECKLQMESLSHTTEELVFEWDPVVPLDVDPTIELPQQDIIRNYTSDCTQVYSTGNFTCLEVVFTLKRRLGYYVFHTYIPTCLIVIMSWVSFWIKPEIAPARVTLGVTSLLTLFTQQAKSQASLPPVSYIKTIDIFMSSCTVFVFMVLIEYAVVNIILGDGSGDAAKGPAKPEPKPSKATDLAIKESRRFLLGEPPKPPGPTPAQIRRNKALMVDRVSRYVFPTSFALLNGIYWFSFRKYL from the exons ATGCCCGAGGTGAAGACGGACTATGACAAAATGCGGCCGCCTAAGAAGGACGGAAAGGCGACTCAAGTGTATTTCCACGTGACCGTTATGGGGATTGACTCCATTAATGAAAACTCTATG acataCGCGGCTGATATCTTCTTTGCGCAGACTTGGAAGGACCACCGCCTGCGCCTTCCTGAGAATATGACGTCAGAATACAG GCTTCTTGATCTGGATTGGCTGAAACACCTATGGCGCCCGGACAGCTACTTCAAGAACGCCAAGCAAGTGACATTCCAAACTATGACTATTCCAAATCATTACGTGTGGTTGTTCCAGGATTCCAAGATACAGTATATGGTTAA gcTGACACTGAAGCTGTCCTGTGCCATGAACTTCGCTATCTACCCACACGACACGCAGGAATGCAAACTACAGATGGAGAGcc tGTCGCACACCACGGAGGAGCTGGTGTTCGAGTGGGACCCTGTGGTACCCCTGGACGTGGACCCCACCATAGAGCTCCCTCAGCAGGACATCATCAGGAACTACACCTCAGATTGCACGCAGGTGTACTCCACAG GTAACTTCACGTGCCTTGAGGTGGTGTTCACGCTGAAGAGGCGCCTCGGCTACTACGTCTTTCACACCTACATCCCGACCTGCCTCATCGTCATTATGTCC tggGTATCGTTCTGGATCAAGCCTGAGATCGCCCCTGCCCGCGTGACCTTGGGCGTGACCTCCCTGCTGACGCTCTTCACGCAGCAGGCCAAATCTCAAGCCTCGTTACCCCCCGTGTCCTACATTAAGACCATCGATATATTCATGTCCTCCTGTACCGT CTTTGTGTTCATGGTGCTGATTGAGTACGCCGTAGTGAACATCATACTGGGTGACGGCTCTGGGGACGCAGCGAAGGGCCCTGCTAAGCCTGAACCCAAGCCAAGCAAAGCAACTGACTTAGCGATCAAG GAGAGTCGCCGGTTCCTGCTGGGGGAGCCGCCGAAACCTCCGGGGCCCACGCCAGCACAGATACGCCGCAACAAGGCCCTCATGGTGGACAGAGTGTCGCGCTATGTGTTCCCGACCTCCTTCGCCCTTTTGAACGGAATCTATTGGTTCAGCTTCAGGAAATATCTTTAA
- the LOC135094779 gene encoding uncharacterized protein LOC135094779 isoform X1 encodes MEKIVIYVSTERQNNFLIQELESAVHVLTENSKKKCWGPSVRLASVSVREGVSSPPAAPHDPTMTLWHDWAAPEPLRGLEHVQGDSSGDKDANEGKEKEEGEEKEVFRYNDFFLLGEALHRLLDEVGEPGAAMLSLVWCVEAYVPTPSEVPEFFGALQRFQQWHFGALHIACRDRALVEEWEEYFPLQLLDKSSEVVAGVIKNFWRGHLSLWEETTGETVRLPLCELVCAQGQPHSSLLPRQQAPLYFLPTAEVMADFDGGTMPWVYLQSGAIYCLNPAPSCDLEDQEEMTAALHLFTAQPGTVTLVRLQFSTSPPVLDNLKALTTDEWKRANAEGHFDLIPTPQFKGCHSTLNMLILSEGATKGKAWVVALKDPECIGEDVMRIINTSTHTKSSHSPREADRVLELLKETPCLTPMHMRAFSHLYLHLPHQIQERLTAAGHKTGDLEASEQQEVEAAASQEILSTILEAPAPPPVLSSHLVTVPPETAVSSTDWPEYIALERAEAEAERSSHARRTSGDLLGGLAPPPSKAILTLDAAQLVKLFSKTGQAADSIRHKINKHNTLGRFPFKFTSSLEDVKRLAWPEALYAHHHGIHYNLGDKSEKFVEHCSQVERRYIRQEVASTCTVFQDKETVYVKVNTHPQQRKDSKDLQRPTQKPQNLSKLETRSGRVGRAGSVLGRKAGVRGRGERAQPLRRSPRKRQLLIPESGLRRSPRKAVKNVTGDTLADLMKPSDLLKPAHSKASASKTAALAKKVPKPADLSNIHKQKLRVAVLESLEREGVRMKDPLFKVCFKKLFAVCHPFALDVIGQGSTSKNMEKIATAHVKQVIDFERRRALKARK; translated from the exons ATGGAGAAAATCGTCATATATGTGTCCACAG AGAGACAAAACAATTTTCTCATACAAGAACTGGAGTCTGCCGTGCATGTCTTAACTGAGAACTCAAAGAAAAAATGTTGGGGTCCGTCCGTTCGTCTTGCCTCTGTcagtgtgagggagggggtgtCCAGCCCTCCCGCAGCCCCCCACGACCCCACCATGACCCTGTGGCATGACTGGGCCGCCCCGGAGCCTCTGAGGGGACTGGAGCATGTGCAGGGTGATTCTTCAGGGGATAAGGATGccaatgaagggaaggaaaaggaggaaggggaggaaaaagaggtgtTTAG gtaCAATGACTTCTTCTTGCTGGGGGAGGCACTGCACAGGCTCCTGGATGAGGTGGGGGAGCCCGGGGCCGCAATGCTGTCacttgtgtggtgtgtggaggcTTATGTCCCCACTCCGAG TGAGGTGCCAGAGTTCTTCGGGGCTCTGCAGAGGTTCCAGCAGTGGCACTTTGGGGCGCTCCACATTGCCTGCCGGGACAGAGCACtggtggaggagtgggaggagtaCTTTCCACTACAGCTCCTTGATAAGTCCTCTGAG GTTGTGGCGGGAGTAATCAAGAACTTCTGGCGAGGACACCTGAGCCTTTGGGAGGAGACCACTGGGGAGACTGTGCGGCTGCCCCTGTGCGAGCTGGTGTGTGCCCAGGGCCAGCCACACTCCTCCCTGCTGCCCCGCCAG CAAGCACCACTTTACTTCCTCCCAACGGCGGAGGTGATGGCGGACTTTGATGGAGGGACAATGCCATGGGTGTATCTGCAGAGTGGCGCCATCTACTGCCTCAACCCAGCGCCCTCCTGTGACCTTGAGGACCAGGAGGAGATGACGGCTGCCCTACACCTCTTCACAGCCCAGCCTGGG ACAGTGACGCTGGTTCGGCTGCAGTTCTCGACTTCTCCCCCCGTGCTGGACAACCTGAAGGCCCTCACCACAGACGAGTGGAAGAGGGCCAATGCTGAGGGCCACTTTGACCTCATCCCCACCCCACAGTTCAAAGGGTGCCACTCCACACTAAACATGCTGATTCTGAGTGAAGGAGCCACCAAGGGGAag GCGTGGGTGGTTGCTCTCAAGGATCCTGAATGCATTGGGGAGGACGTGATGCGCATTATCAACACTTCAACACACACCAAG AGCAGCCACAGTCCGCGGGAGGCCGACAGGGTGCTGGAGCTGCTGAAGGAAACGCCGTGCCTGACTCCTATGCACATGAGGGCCTTCTCCCACCTGTACCTTCACCTCCCACACCAG ATTCAGGAGAGGCTCACGGCAGCAGGACATAAGACGGGGGACCTCGAGGCATCAGagcagcaggaggtggaggcCGCAGCAAGCCAGGAGATCCTCAGCACAATCCTGGAGGCCCCCGCACCCCCACCagtcctctcctctcaccttgtCACAGTCCCCCCTG AGACAGCCGTGAGCAGCACTGATTGGCCGGAGTACATCGCGCTGGAGAGGGCTGAGGCAGAGGCTGAGAGGTCATCACATGCACGCCGGACCTCTG GGGATCTATTGGGCGGCCTGGCTCCCCCTCCCAGCAAGGCCATTCTCACCCTGGATGCAGCCCAACTGGTCAAGCTCTTCTCCAAGACGGGCCAGGCGGCGGACTCCATCAGGCACAAGATCAACAAGCACA ATACCCTTGGTCGCTTCCCCTTCAAGTTTACGTCTTCCCTGGAGGATGTGAAACGCCTGGCGTGGCCTGAGGCTCTGTACGCCCACCACCATGGCATTCA ctaCAACTTGGGCGATAAAAGTGAGAAGTTTGTGGAGCATTGCAGTCAGGTGGAGAGGAGATACATCCGCCAGGAAGTCGCCTCCACCTGCACTGTGTTCCAGGACAAGGAGACCGTGTATGTGAAGGTCAACACTCACCCTCAGCAAAG GAAAGACTCAAAGGACCTCCAGAGACCCACACAGAAACCCCAGAACTTGAGTAAGCTGGAGACCAGGAGTGGCAGGGTGGGCCGGGCAGGCAGTGTTCTGGGACGCAAGGCAGGGGTACGGGGCCGAGGGGAGAGAGCCCAGCCACTGAGACGCTCCCCTCGCAAACGGCAGCTCCTTATTCCTGAAAGTGGTCTGCGGAG GTCGCCACGCAAGGCAGTGAAGAATGTTACAGGGGATACTTTGGCTGACCTCATGAAGCCGTCAGACCTCCTGAAGCCAGCACACAGCAAGGCATCGGCAAGCAAGACTGCTGCACTTGCCAAGAAAGTGCCAAAGCCTGCCGACCTGAGCAACAtacacaaacag AAACTGCGAGTGGCTGTGTTGGAGTCACTGGAGCGGGAGGGCGTTCGCATGAAGGACCCGCTGTTCAAGGTGTGCTTCAAGAAACTGTTTGCCGTGTGCCACCCCTTTGCCCTGGATGTAATTGGCCAGGGCTCCACCAGCAAGAACATGGAAAAGATTGCCACCGCTCACGTCAAGCAGGTCATTGATTTTGAGCGGCGCCGAGCCCTCAAAGCAAGGAAATGA
- the LOC135094779 gene encoding uncharacterized protein LOC135094779 isoform X2, whose translation MTLWHDWAAPEPLRGLEHVQGDSSGDKDANEGKEKEEGEEKEVFRYNDFFLLGEALHRLLDEVGEPGAAMLSLVWCVEAYVPTPSEVPEFFGALQRFQQWHFGALHIACRDRALVEEWEEYFPLQLLDKSSEVVAGVIKNFWRGHLSLWEETTGETVRLPLCELVCAQGQPHSSLLPRQQAPLYFLPTAEVMADFDGGTMPWVYLQSGAIYCLNPAPSCDLEDQEEMTAALHLFTAQPGTVTLVRLQFSTSPPVLDNLKALTTDEWKRANAEGHFDLIPTPQFKGCHSTLNMLILSEGATKGKAWVVALKDPECIGEDVMRIINTSTHTKSSHSPREADRVLELLKETPCLTPMHMRAFSHLYLHLPHQIQERLTAAGHKTGDLEASEQQEVEAAASQEILSTILEAPAPPPVLSSHLVTVPPETAVSSTDWPEYIALERAEAEAERSSHARRTSGDLLGGLAPPPSKAILTLDAAQLVKLFSKTGQAADSIRHKINKHNTLGRFPFKFTSSLEDVKRLAWPEALYAHHHGIHYNLGDKSEKFVEHCSQVERRYIRQEVASTCTVFQDKETVYVKVNTHPQQRKDSKDLQRPTQKPQNLSKLETRSGRVGRAGSVLGRKAGVRGRGERAQPLRRSPRKRQLLIPESGLRRSPRKAVKNVTGDTLADLMKPSDLLKPAHSKASASKTAALAKKVPKPADLSNIHKQKLRVAVLESLEREGVRMKDPLFKVCFKKLFAVCHPFALDVIGQGSTSKNMEKIATAHVKQVIDFERRRALKARK comes from the exons ATGACCCTGTGGCATGACTGGGCCGCCCCGGAGCCTCTGAGGGGACTGGAGCATGTGCAGGGTGATTCTTCAGGGGATAAGGATGccaatgaagggaaggaaaaggaggaaggggaggaaaaagaggtgtTTAG gtaCAATGACTTCTTCTTGCTGGGGGAGGCACTGCACAGGCTCCTGGATGAGGTGGGGGAGCCCGGGGCCGCAATGCTGTCacttgtgtggtgtgtggaggcTTATGTCCCCACTCCGAG TGAGGTGCCAGAGTTCTTCGGGGCTCTGCAGAGGTTCCAGCAGTGGCACTTTGGGGCGCTCCACATTGCCTGCCGGGACAGAGCACtggtggaggagtgggaggagtaCTTTCCACTACAGCTCCTTGATAAGTCCTCTGAG GTTGTGGCGGGAGTAATCAAGAACTTCTGGCGAGGACACCTGAGCCTTTGGGAGGAGACCACTGGGGAGACTGTGCGGCTGCCCCTGTGCGAGCTGGTGTGTGCCCAGGGCCAGCCACACTCCTCCCTGCTGCCCCGCCAG CAAGCACCACTTTACTTCCTCCCAACGGCGGAGGTGATGGCGGACTTTGATGGAGGGACAATGCCATGGGTGTATCTGCAGAGTGGCGCCATCTACTGCCTCAACCCAGCGCCCTCCTGTGACCTTGAGGACCAGGAGGAGATGACGGCTGCCCTACACCTCTTCACAGCCCAGCCTGGG ACAGTGACGCTGGTTCGGCTGCAGTTCTCGACTTCTCCCCCCGTGCTGGACAACCTGAAGGCCCTCACCACAGACGAGTGGAAGAGGGCCAATGCTGAGGGCCACTTTGACCTCATCCCCACCCCACAGTTCAAAGGGTGCCACTCCACACTAAACATGCTGATTCTGAGTGAAGGAGCCACCAAGGGGAag GCGTGGGTGGTTGCTCTCAAGGATCCTGAATGCATTGGGGAGGACGTGATGCGCATTATCAACACTTCAACACACACCAAG AGCAGCCACAGTCCGCGGGAGGCCGACAGGGTGCTGGAGCTGCTGAAGGAAACGCCGTGCCTGACTCCTATGCACATGAGGGCCTTCTCCCACCTGTACCTTCACCTCCCACACCAG ATTCAGGAGAGGCTCACGGCAGCAGGACATAAGACGGGGGACCTCGAGGCATCAGagcagcaggaggtggaggcCGCAGCAAGCCAGGAGATCCTCAGCACAATCCTGGAGGCCCCCGCACCCCCACCagtcctctcctctcaccttgtCACAGTCCCCCCTG AGACAGCCGTGAGCAGCACTGATTGGCCGGAGTACATCGCGCTGGAGAGGGCTGAGGCAGAGGCTGAGAGGTCATCACATGCACGCCGGACCTCTG GGGATCTATTGGGCGGCCTGGCTCCCCCTCCCAGCAAGGCCATTCTCACCCTGGATGCAGCCCAACTGGTCAAGCTCTTCTCCAAGACGGGCCAGGCGGCGGACTCCATCAGGCACAAGATCAACAAGCACA ATACCCTTGGTCGCTTCCCCTTCAAGTTTACGTCTTCCCTGGAGGATGTGAAACGCCTGGCGTGGCCTGAGGCTCTGTACGCCCACCACCATGGCATTCA ctaCAACTTGGGCGATAAAAGTGAGAAGTTTGTGGAGCATTGCAGTCAGGTGGAGAGGAGATACATCCGCCAGGAAGTCGCCTCCACCTGCACTGTGTTCCAGGACAAGGAGACCGTGTATGTGAAGGTCAACACTCACCCTCAGCAAAG GAAAGACTCAAAGGACCTCCAGAGACCCACACAGAAACCCCAGAACTTGAGTAAGCTGGAGACCAGGAGTGGCAGGGTGGGCCGGGCAGGCAGTGTTCTGGGACGCAAGGCAGGGGTACGGGGCCGAGGGGAGAGAGCCCAGCCACTGAGACGCTCCCCTCGCAAACGGCAGCTCCTTATTCCTGAAAGTGGTCTGCGGAG GTCGCCACGCAAGGCAGTGAAGAATGTTACAGGGGATACTTTGGCTGACCTCATGAAGCCGTCAGACCTCCTGAAGCCAGCACACAGCAAGGCATCGGCAAGCAAGACTGCTGCACTTGCCAAGAAAGTGCCAAAGCCTGCCGACCTGAGCAACAtacacaaacag AAACTGCGAGTGGCTGTGTTGGAGTCACTGGAGCGGGAGGGCGTTCGCATGAAGGACCCGCTGTTCAAGGTGTGCTTCAAGAAACTGTTTGCCGTGTGCCACCCCTTTGCCCTGGATGTAATTGGCCAGGGCTCCACCAGCAAGAACATGGAAAAGATTGCCACCGCTCACGTCAAGCAGGTCATTGATTTTGAGCGGCGCCGAGCCCTCAAAGCAAGGAAATGA